ACCGCCACGTCCACCACGACCTCATACCGGCCTTCGGCTCACTGCCCCTGTGCGGCCTACGCGACCGACACGTCGCCGCCTGGTCCCACAGGCAACTGGCAGCTGGCCGCGGACGTCCCACTGTCCACCGCTGCTGCACCATCCTCTCCAGTGCCATGAACGCCGCCGTCAGCGCCGACCTGTTGGCCCGAAATCCCGCCCGCAACTCCGCGCTGAAGCGCCCCGTCGCACCCGAACGCCGGTGCTGGACACCGCAGCAGGCATCCGCCTTCCTGCGCCACAACGCCGAGACCTACAACGACACCTACGCCGACATCTTCGAGGTCATCCTCGGCACCGGCATGCGCCGCGGCGAGGTCTTGGGCCTGCATTGGCCCGAGGTCGACTTCCAGCAACGCATCCTGTTCGTGCGCTGGACCGTGGCCTTGGTGAACAACGCCCGTCTTACGCTGCAGGCGCCCAAAACCCGCGCCAGCCGCAACTGGGTCAGCCTGTCGCCCCGCGTCACGGCCGCGCTACGCCGCCAAGCCGCCCGCCAGCGCAGCACCCACCCCGACGACCCCCACCTCCAGGGCATGGTCTTCACCCGGCCTGACGGCAGCCCCATCAACCCCAAGCGACTCCTGCACACCCTGCACCGACGCTCGGCTGAGATCGGCCTGCCCAAGATCGGCCTTCACGACCTGCGGCACACCGCCGCCACCATCATGATCAGCTCCCAGGTGCCGCTCACCGTCGTCTCCAAGACCCTGCGGCACTCCACACTGGCCACCACCGTCAACATCTACGGCCACCTGCTTCCCCAGGCCGCCCGCGAAGCCGTCGCCGCCCTCGCCGACGCGCTCGACCATGCAGACCTTCCCCGCGAGAGTATCTGACCGAGTGTCAGCAAACGCGCTCACCCGGCACTCACCACGTCGGCAGACAGCCAGGTCAGAGCGCCGGGCGCGACCACCCTGCGACCACCGGCCGCCGGAAAACGAGAGAGAGCGGGCACTTGGTCTCCCAAGTACCCGCTCTCACAACCGACTTCACAGTCGGGACGACAGGATTTGAACCTGCGACCCCTTGACCCCCAGTCAAGTGCGCTACCAAGCTGCGCCACGTCCCGTGGTCGTCTTCCCAGTCGCCCTTGCGGGCTCCTCGGCTTTCCGACCTCGTCCCCGATCTCTCGGCGACGTGGAAAACAATACAGCACGTCGGGGGGTGCTCGCTGCCAGGTTTCGGGGGTGTGGCGGGTGGGTGGGGCGGGGGGTGGTCAGGGGGTGGGGTGGCGGGCGTCGTAGTGGCGGAAGGCGGGGCGGCGGAGGGCGAGGTAGAGGACGACGGCGACGCAGGCGAGGCCGCCGGTGAGGATGGAGAGGGTGGGGGTGGTGAGGGAGGAGACGGTGCCGGATTCGAAGTCGCCGAGGCGGGGGCCGCCGGCGACGACGACGATGAAGACGCCCTGGAGGCGGCCGCGCATCTCGTCGGGGGCGGCGACCTGCATCATCGTGTTGCGGAAGATCATCGAGACGGTGTCGGCGCAGCCGGCCGCGGCGAGCAGGAGCAGGCCGAGCGGGAGGTTGCGGACGAGTCCGAAGGCGGCGATGGCCAGGCCCCAGGCGGCGACGGAGGTGAGGACGGCGACGCCGTGGCGGTGGATGCGGCCGATCCAGCCGGAGAAGAGGCCGCCGGCCAGGGCGCCGACGGCGGGGGCGGCGGCGAGCAGGCCGACGGTGCCGGCGTCGCCGCCGTAGAAGGGGAGGACGATGGCGGGGAAGAGGGCGCGCGGCAGGCCGAAGATCATCGCGGCGAGGTCGGCGGCGAAGGAGGTCCGCAGGTTGGGCTGGGTGCGCAGGAAGCGCAGGCCGTCGAGGACGGTGGCGCGCTTGCCGGTGGTGGTCTGCGGGCGCATCGCGGGCAGGCGCCACATCGCGTAGAGGGTGGCGGCGAAGGCGACGGTGTCGGCCAGGTACGCGCTCTGCACCCCGTACGCGGCGACGGCGACGCCGCCGAGGAGCGGGCCGACGGTCTGGCCGAGGTTCATGCCGATGGTGTTGAGGGCGTTGGCGGCGGGCAGCTGCTCGCGCGGGACGAGGCGCGGGATCATCGAGGAGCGGGCGGGCGAGCTGACCGCGAAGAATCCGCCCTGGAGCGCGACGGCGGCGTAGAGCAGGGCGATGGAGCGCAGGTCCAGCAGGGCCTGGGCGGCGAGGAGTGCGGAGACGGCGGCGAGGCCGCCGGAGCCGATCAGGCCGAGGCGGCGGCGGTCGACGCGGTCGGCGATGGCGCCGCCGTACAGGCCGAAGACGACCAGGGGCACCAGGGAGCAGATGCCGACCAGGCCGGTGAGGAAGGTGGAGCCGGTGAGGGAGTAGACCTGGATGCCGACCGCGAGGGTGGTCATCTGCTGGCCGATCGAGGAGACCGTCTGTCCGAACCAGAGCCG
Above is a genomic segment from Kitasatospora cineracea containing:
- a CDS encoding site-specific integrase translates to MNQTDSQRGRVYRRCGCRDTAGRQYGARCPRLNAHSDHGRWAYAVDLPATAGKRETRRRSGFPDKNEALAALQLFLAVERTGIALNETLTVAEYLTEWLLSKQEVLKVTTYAGYHRHVHHDLIPAFGSLPLCGLRDRHVAAWSHRQLAAGRGRPTVHRCCTILSSAMNAAVSADLLARNPARNSALKRPVAPERRCWTPQQASAFLRHNAETYNDTYADIFEVILGTGMRRGEVLGLHWPEVDFQQRILFVRWTVALVNNARLTLQAPKTRASRNWVSLSPRVTAALRRQAARQRSTHPDDPHLQGMVFTRPDGSPINPKRLLHTLHRRSAEIGLPKIGLHDLRHTAATIMISSQVPLTVVSKTLRHSTLATTVNIYGHLLPQAAREAVAALADALDHADLPRESI
- a CDS encoding MFS transporter, with protein sequence MPTETPSRPTPPPDPSRPSPPPAPARTGLRRLTRGAFADLTPLRHSPDYRRLWFGQTVSSIGQQMTTLAVGIQVYSLTGSTFLTGLVGICSLVPLVVFGLYGGAIADRVDRRRLGLIGSGGLAAVSALLAAQALLDLRSIALLYAAVALQGGFFAVSSPARSSMIPRLVPREQLPAANALNTIGMNLGQTVGPLLGGVAVAAYGVQSAYLADTVAFAATLYAMWRLPAMRPQTTTGKRATVLDGLRFLRTQPNLRTSFAADLAAMIFGLPRALFPAIVLPFYGGDAGTVGLLAAAPAVGALAGGLFSGWIGRIHRHGVAVLTSVAAWGLAIAAFGLVRNLPLGLLLLAAAGCADTVSMIFRNTMMQVAAPDEMRGRLQGVFIVVVAGGPRLGDFESGTVSSLTTPTLSILTGGLACVAVVLYLALRRPAFRHYDARHPTP